AGAACATTATCTTAAACTTTTGGATGTGCCCTAGTGTATGATAGATACTGTTTTCTAGTACGCTCAAACAATACTTAGAAAGCAAGCGGAAACATTAGGATGGCTTCGTTCAGACTGTCCTTCCCACGTTACCTGCAGCCCCCTCAGAGAACAGCACCCCCCCTCCAGATGTGACAGCTGTGGCCCCTCCATCCAGAGGTCCACGGGTTGACCTAACCTCCAATCCTGTGGTCCGAGGAATGAGCCGCGGGCAGAGCCGCTCGAGCATGATGGAGACTGCGGACGGTAACGACTACACCACATAACAATTGTAtttgctgtgtgtatttgcgGTGGCTCGTGTCTGACTCCATTAACAGATCTCTTCTTTCTTCAAAATAAGTTTTGACTTCCAACCACAATGTATCATTAATCAGACTTTactgctttcttttcttcttgatCTTTCTTTACCCTGTCACATGTTTATTTGACTGGCTGATAGGAAGAGGTAATATCCAGAGTAAGGAAATCCCTCAATGTATAATGTTTGTAGCCTTCTGTGTTTGCTGTCGTACCCTTactctccctcctttttttaatgaatgattATAAAAAGCTTAGATGATATTTTTATAATGATTATAAAAAGCTTATTTAAGCTTAAAGCTTAAAGATTAtataaaagccacaaaaaacACCCACGCACAGACTGAATCCTCACGTGTGATCCCAAACCAAGAAAAACAACCTTTATCccctttctcactttcttttttccttgtgTTGCCACCTACGTACGTATGCTGCTTTTCATTTCCAAGAAATATGAAAAGATGTTATTATCAATTTAATATTACCTAAAGAATACAGTCTATTGTGTTGTGGGATAAAGAGCAGCAGACTATGAGATGGTAACAAGTTTAGACATGTAGTGTTTTGTCACTAGATGTtaaagccactgtgtgtgtgactgtgtgtttgaacTGCTGCTGCCCCTCTCCACCTTCTCCACCTTCATCGACCTTATAGGAGTTCCTGTGAACAGCAGAGTGTCCACTAAGATCCAGCAGCTGCTCAACACCTTGAAGAGGCCCAAAAGGCCCCCACTCAGCGAGTTCTTCACAGATGACGCAGAGGAGATTGTAGAAGGTACGCAGCTTCTTGAAACACTTCGACCACCATGGTGTTCCCTATTGgctctttacattttttaattaagtggCTTTGaaggtttcttttttccattgtgCTTCATCTTATACAGTATTACAACCTCAGTTTGATTGACTTGTGCAGACTTTACACATTTATCTATATTAAACAAGAACATATTGGGTAACACTGATAAGCCACCATTTGCtaagtgtttttaaattgtaactaACGGCTTCCTTAGTGGTTAAAGAGGAAGTCAATTGAAAGGCTTAATCAGTGAAACTGATTTACAGTATAGGCCACCCACTGATTTGTGGACTGCATTTTATCCAGGTGCCCCCCATAATCAATCTCATTCATCTGTTACACACCCAAAAGTGTTGTATTGTCTCTCTCACAGTGCCCCAGCCAGACCCCAACATACCCAAGCCGGAGGGCCGACAGGTCATCCCGGTGAAAGGGGAGCCTTTGGGAGTGGTCAGTAACTGGCCGCCAGCCCTGCAAGCAGCGTTGGCCCGTTGGGGGGCCACACAGGGAAAGAGCCCCGCTCTCACTGCTCTTGACATCACAGGCAAACCGCTCTGTACACTGACTTATGGTGAGACACAACACTGTTAATATACTAATGTGCTATGTAATATTGAGAGCTACTTCGAATGAGTTCCTGTTAAGAGTTCAAAGGTTCATTTTTGATAACAGAGACATACATAATTTTGGCAGACCCCTACCCCCCCTTACTAACTTCCCCTCCGCCCCACCTTCTGTCTGTTAGGGAAGCTGTGGAGTCGCAGTGTAAAGCTGGCATACACCCTCCTGAACAAGCTGGGCACTAAGAATGAGCAAATCCTCAAACCTGGCGACAAGGTGACAGAGCAGACAACCATTACACACAACAGACATATAACGGAGGAAGTGTCATACTTACAGACTTATTTAGCACAAAGAACACAATGTTATGAAGTATTAAAAAAAGGTGCTGAATGAAAAGTTTAATGTCTTGTTAGGTGGCGCTGGTGTACCCCAACAGTGACCCTGGCATGTTCTGGGTGGCCTTCTATGGCTGCCTCCTAGCTGAAGTTATACCTGTACCTATTGAAGTACCACTGTCTCGCAAAGTAAGAAAACCATCAAACATGTCCAGTTTGTGAGTAcagaatacattttctttctgttcaactatgaatgttttgtgtgtgtgtgtgtgtgtgtgtgtgtgtgtgtctgtgtgtctgtgtgtgtgtgtgtgattttaggATGTAGGTATCAGCCAGGTGGGGTTTCTGCTCGGTAGCTGTGGTGTTGGCCTGGCTCTGACAAGTGAGATCTGCCTGAAGGGTTTACCCAAAACACCCACTGGGGAAATACTGCAGTTTAAAGGTCAATACACTTTTACACTCTTTCTACGATTAGTGAagtttgttaaatatttaaacattatcTCAGGTCACCTTCAGAGTTTTTGGGATACAATGTACCTTGTGTTTGATTAATGAAGAAGTCACAATAACAATTTCACGCATCGATGTCCTTAAAATTCTTGTATAACGTTGGGAAAAGAATGCCTTCTTTATATTCTGAAGTATAATGTAAGCCCTCTTGACTTTACATCACTTTACCGATCCGATGTCTTTCTCTGATAGGCTGGCCTCGACTAAAGTGGGTTGTGACAGATTCAAAATACCTGACCAAGCCTTCCAAAGACTGGCAGCCACACATCCCCACTGCCAACACTGACCCTGCATATATAGAGGTAACAGAGCTGCTTACTGGTGTTTCAGCTGATTGCATTAACCAGTGTTTATACTTTAGTGAATAACTGTCTGTCTTCTGcatcacaattaaaagaaaatgtaatttttttggAACGTTAACACCTGGGcccctattttaatgatctaagcgTACAGCCTGAAGAGCAtggtgcaggtgcatttagggcgtatccaaatccacttttgctagtttgacggtggaAAAAGGCTCAGtgtgcatggttcaaaagggttgtacttattgtcttcattaatttataggtgtgttttttgcgtaacatgcaataaaacagtcagagtttcattttcaaaatagcCTCGAgaaggaacctgttttggtggaacgtgtacgttcaagtTGTTTTaggggtgcctgggtagctcacttggtagagcgtgcgcccatgTAAAGAGGCTTAGTCCGTGACACAGTGGCCAACGGTTCAACttcaacctgcagccctttgctgcatgtcttccccctctttctcccattTCAAATCTATCCTGTCTTGTCAGATAAAAGCCTTAAATgcctaaaaaataatctcaataaCAAATCAAAATTGTTTTCAGTCATGAaacagagaactcagattgTACAgattctagctagctgttgaGATTTTCACTTCAGAGATCTCCAACGCAAACTAATCACAAGGTAACAGACATCAGAAAAGAGGGAAATCCTGCAGAATTTACAacagcaacagagcaatcacggaagtggaacatcgtaaATATAAACTAATACACACCTGACCCGCAGGCTTATAATACTGACAAAAAGgtattataaaaagaaaaagcgtGGAGCGGTTGGCCAAGTATTCACATGTTCCTCTTGTGTTTACTATGTAGTACAAGGCGAGTAAAGATGGCACAGTGGTGGGTGTGGCTGTTTCTAAAGTAGCCATGTTGACCCACTGCCAAGCGTTGACCCAGGCCTGCAACTACTGTGAAGGTGAGTGAAGCCAGGGCGTGTCGTCAGCATCCATCATCTGAAGGTTTCTTCATCCACACAGTTGTTAAGAGTCTGAAGCCTCTTGTTTATCTCTTCATTTTAAGGGGAAACTTTAGTGAATGTCTTGGACTTTAAAAAGGATATAGGCCTGTGGCATGGAGTTCTCACGGTAAGTGTGTGTGGAccttttatcatatttttttacgttttctGTAATTCAAGAACAACATTTTGTAGAATGTACCAATGTGGGGGTTTTGTCACAATGGGAAAAATCAGGTATTATACTGAATTAACTGCTTAaccaggttttgtttttttccaggctGTGATGAACAGGATACACACTATCAGTGTCCCCTACGCAGTTATGAAGGCGTGTCCTCTCTCCTGGGTACAGAGGGTCCACAACCACAAAGGTAACACTTGTTTCTCAGCTTGAGTAATGCCaaataaaagttttaataaGAAATTTGTAACATGTCACTCTTTTTCTTGTGTAGCTCGTATAGCTTTGGTGAAGTGCCGTGATTTACACTGGGCCATGATGGCTCATCGGGACCAGAGAGACACCAGTTTGGCTTCATTACGTATGCTGATTGTTGCTGATGGTGCTAACCCCTGTAAGTACTTTGTGCCCCCAGCCTTGTAAAACTAGGTACTTTCAAATGACACAATTTAgatgtaaaatgttaaatccCCTATCTCTTGGTCAAGGGTCGGTGTCTTCCTGCGATGCCTTCCTGAACGTGTTTCAGGCCCATGGGCTGAAACCTGAGGTCATCTGTCCATGTGCCACCTCCCCTGAGGCTATGACAGTAGCTATACGCAGGTATGTCACTtatccttttttcctttttgtgttgGATAGATTTAGCATTATAATATAGGAAAaagtcaacacaaaaaaaaataaaacatgacaccCTTTTTTACTCaagattgatttttatttttgctggcCTAACAGGGTGAATGAAGACATAGTCAGTTGTGTGTGGTGGCAAACATGGGTGGGTGGGCAGATGGCTAACTGTAAGAACAGATGGGATGGATGGAGATGCTCATGTTTGATCAAACTCTCCCCTGTGTAGACCGGGAGTACCAGGCACACCCCTCCCTGCCCGCGCCATTCTTTCCATGGGCGGCCTGAGTCATGGTGTCATCCGGGTCAACACAGAGGACAAGAACTCCGCCCTGACTGTGCAAGATGTGGGGCATGTCATGCCCGGAGGTGAGAACAGAAGGAAAGATTATTTAGTCAAAAGGAAAGCATGAAACCCAAATGATAGATAGGTGCTTGTGGAAGAGCAATAGTACGTAAGCCTAATAAGCAAATATGAATGTTATGGAAAATGTTAttgtgtttgaaatgtgctggTTCTTACATGGGAAAGAGTTTTGTGTTGCAGCCAACGCTCAAAACTTGAACACACCAACAAGAAaattatttccaaaaaaaaatcataaaatgttcCCTGGGTTGGATTACTTACAGTATCTCAAGCGAACATCAGATCTTTtgagttagatttttttttatactggcATGGCCGTAACCATGTGCTACATGACAGGAATTATTATGGTATGCTTTGTAAATTAGATTTACATGATGGTGCTTGTctccaaacttatttttttaacagtaagtgctatagtacaactaggaggagacaagttataattgatgtaagtttggagacactaccttatttaatcattaaattaatagatatttttgtgtcGGTGTTTTAGTATATGGACAGTGCCTAAGCATCGCCGGCTGCTAATAGAGACCAATGTTATGTATCCAGGTTGGATGACGGcttgttttgataaaaatttGTTTGTAGCTCATTGTTAACCGTACTACGTTAGGAAAGATGCGTCAATTATGATTACATATAATTTCGCTTTAGAGTAATTTATCCCAGAACTTTGAATCTGTTTATCTTTCTTACTTTGTTCACAGTGATAAAACCGAGAGCGCAGATAATAAATCCGTGCGTACAGTTTAATAAACCTGAGGGATCAGATTTGTATTCTGTGAGCAaggtatagtttttttttctcagctgaccctAAGGGAGCTAAGTCATTTCATGAAATttacaaaactaaaaagaaaatgggcCTCTCTATCTACCTCTTTAAAGTTACACAGCTCAGACAACATATGCTCCTCTTGAATACTTTTTACATGTGCAACAAAAGATCTTCGGCTTCTATGAAAAGCAAGAAGTTAATGTAAACTTTATCATCCAGAAGGAAAACTTATTTGGTCAAAAGAAAAATTGGGGTGAAATGTGGATTGTCCTTTGAGTTGTCTGAATGTTGCCTTTGTGTGTCCAGCTCTGATGTGCATTGTTAAGCCAGACGGGCCTCCTCAGTTGTGTAAAACAGATGAGATAGGTGAGATAATAATCAACTCTCGTGCTGGAGGTAACATGTACTACGGCCTGCCTGGAGTCACCAAAAACACCTTTGAGGTATGAAAGTAGAATTACACCACAACCCACCTGTGCTGATATAGTCAGAAAATAAATtagttacattttatatttttgcttgttctgtgttgttgtgtttaggTAATACCAGTTAACGCTAATGGAGTTCCCATTGGAGAGATTCCATTTGTGCGGTCAGGACTCCTGGGGTTTGTTGGCCCAGTAAGTGGGACCCTTTCATTACTGTACAACATCTGTGGTAACTTGAGCCATCCTGGTAACCAtcctcatttctctgtcttccaATGGGTCTGTATAGTAGAATGACTCTGCTGTGTATCCTTGCGCTCCGTGCAGGGCAGTCTGATCTTTGTGGTGGGGAAGATTGAAGGTCTGCTGATGGTGAGCGGGCGGAGACACAACGCTGACGACCTGGTGGCAACCGCTCTTGCTGTGGAGCCAGTCAAGACTGTGTACCGTGGGAGGTGAGGAGACCACTAAATTCTTCGTCATAACAAAGTGTGTGGAAAGATGCTGAGTTTGTAAAGTGTGAATCCTAATTTATCACTACTGACATCTGGTGGtacaaaagaaacacagcagGCCCAAAACAGGACTTCCATACCCTCTGAAAGATAATctttaatgtatgtgtgtgtgtgtgtgtgtgtgtgtgtgtgtgtgtgtgtgtgtgtctcaggatCGCTGTGTTTTCAATCACGGTGTTTTATGATGAGAGGGTAGTGATTGTGGCAGAGCAGAGGCCAGACGCCACCGAAGAGGACAGCTTCCAGTGGATGAGCCGAGTGCTTCAGGTAAATCACCTCATCATCTTCTATCTACTATTTGTATTATGATATGTATTGTGAAGCACATTTTTATACAAGTAACAGGAAATAACATACAGATATATTTATACAGATACTAATTTCTTGTAATTAGTAATTTTGTAAGCTACTTCCCTGGTGCTGTTGTTTCTTCCGCAGGCTATTGACAGCATTCACCAGGTGGGCCTCTACTGTCTGGCTCTGGTCCCGGCCAACACCTTACCTAAAACACCCCTGGGTGGCATCCACATCTCTGACACCAAGCAGTTCTTCTTAGATGGCAACCTGCACCCCTGCAACATCCTAATGTGTCCACACACGTGTGTCACCAACCTGCCCAAGCCCCGCCAGAAGCAGCCTGGTAAGCAACACTTATCCCCCAAAAGTATCCCCAAAGATGAGAGAAATTTGTGTTTGTCCTGCGTGTGAGCGTCAGTCAGGGTTATAAAGTGTTTTGTAAAATAGGAGCAGTAGTCGGCAGTGTTACATAATGCACACATAACAGTTTCTGAATTTAGGAAGGCAAAGTTCTGCCACGTTGGCCCCTGGCTGTGGCAAATGTCACGCAATCGGCATACTCACACACAGCCATCATCTAACATCGTTtcccaaaataaaatagtaatgcaatttaaaatgttgaccttCCAGTCAAGTATAAATGAAAGCTACTACAATTACAGGTATTAAGATATCCTTAGGTGCTTCATTGCTAAAACGTGCTGTATTACACTGCACATTACTCTTTATATTTCTCTCCCtcctggtctctctctctctctctctctctctctctctctctgtctctctctcgctctctgtttctctctctctatcacttAATCTGTTGCTGCTTTCCtcctatttttttccatttgtctctCACTGCCCTTCCCTTTGCTCAcactttccctttcttttgtaGTTGGAGTAGGTCCTGCGTCCGTGATGGTGGGCAACCTGGTGGCGGGGAAGAGGATTGCCCAGGCTGCAGGCAGGGACCTCGGCATGATTGAAGACCAGGATCTTGTCCGGAAGGTAACATGACCATAAACACTGTAGCTCTTACTTTCAACCAGCCACTAACTCTGTATCTGGTAACTTTTTAACCACATTACCATTTTCCAACATGTTAATGTCCTACATGTCCTTCCAAATCACTAGGAAACACATGATCAGTATAAATGACCCACTGGGTTATAATGGTAAATGGTTAGGTTTGAAGACTTTCCACTGCAAGTGAAACAATGGCCCATGCTCAGCCATAGCTCAGATTTATAGATGTAAGAAGAAAATCTGGActattctctctttctgctctcgtttctttctctctctctctctctggatgtAGCTCTGTATGTGGCCCACTGTGATGGTAAGAATTCTGGCCCTCTTCTGGCATCTTCCCCACACATTTGTTTATTCTTGTTATGCTCTAATCTATATTGTattgtggttttcttttttgtgcttGTGATAAAATGTGTCACAAGCAAAAATTtgcatgttcatttttttatctgtgttaccaaatatatatatatatatatccttcCGTAGCTTTCCCTTGTTTTAGAGCAAATGTTCCTTTCCAAATGTttatagtttattattttaagagCTGGATTGGATCAGAGTATGTGGTGTAAATGGTTTGCATGTTAACAGCTGTGTACTGAGGTAGGCTGACTTTGAGCACCacctattttttgttttatttaggtGAATTAAATTGAGTTTTTGCCATCAGCACAGAACTCCTCCCTGTATAAACCTTCCATGTTTGTATTATTGTATAAAGATTATTATAGCACACccacagatatacagtacatagatctaattattttttattgcagcATCAGTATTTGACGGAGGCCCTACAGTGGAGGGCACAGACAGACGCAGACCACGTCCTCTTTGTTCTTCTTAACGCTAAGGTATTAAACTGATCCTTTCATATGGTGATGAAAACAGTCTTTATACATTTACTGTTATGCACACCATTAATGATTTTGCATGGTGACCTTATATCACTTTGTGTTCATTGCACTTGTCTTTTAGGGTGTACCTGTGAGCACAGCAACCTGCGTCCAGCTTCACAAGCGAGCAGAGAAGATAGCTGCAGCGCTCACtgagaaaggcagcatcaacaCTGGAGAGAACGTAGTTCTGCTTTATCCTCCTGGTGGGTTATGCTACTggcttcctgtctgtgtctatgtATTACTCCCATtgatatttattattgtaagttttctcttgtctttttttaaattgtcctccatctttctctcagGCATTGATTTGATCGCCGCCTTCTACGGCTGTCTTTACGCTGGATGTGTTCCTGTAAACGTCAGACCTCCGCACCCTCAGAACCTGGCCGCCACGCTGCCTACTGTCCGCATGATTATTGATGTAAGTGTGTGTTCTCActgtatgcaaatgtatttgtgcattcatttatttaatcttaaaatCCGGGTCTTTTTAGTTTGGGCCTATgtgcagatatttatttttaataactcAGAGACATTAGACATTGAGCAACCTGTGATGACCCTGCTACCTAAAAAAACTTGATTGTTCTGTTCGTTTTGTAATTAAGCAATATTTTTTAGACTACGTTAGACGTAACAAAGAAACTGCAGTTCACCAAAGACCTGATAACTTAACTGCAAAATAAGGGTATTCAGTTTGCCTGAAATGTTTTCTATCTTTAATCGCATTATTTCTAAAGGCAATCTTGCATACACTGTAAGTGTTCTAACTGGGTAATGTCCCGCTGAGCACAAAATGTTGGTCACAAGTCtttagaaaagtaaaaatatttgatacttatcaaaaatgtttattcatgttctttgtttatgtaaaagataaaaaacagcTGATACTTTGatattggatttgtttttgtttttattcttaaaaatCTATCTTGTTGGCCTGAAAACTGAAGTTTCAGTTGGGCTATAAGAATATAGGTAAAGTTTTGGGCACGCGCTTATTTGTGCTCATAcccgtttttgtcactttgtatttcacattttatttttgactatTTGTAGCAGCTGCTGCCATTCAAATGAATCatgcttgtgttttgttaccAGGTCAGTAAAGCTGCATGTATCCTTACCACTCAAAGCCTCATGAGAACTCTGCGCTCCAAAGAAGCTGCTGCTTCTGTAAACATTAAAACGTGGCCAACAATCATTGACACAGGTAAGATACCAAAAGATAGGCTTTTTGTCCAGCAGACATTGGGATTTGTCATAgcagaaaaagcacaggtgttactaataacattaacaatggctctgttATATAATTGTTCTCATGAGAGTGACGGTGAGAAGCACCATGACTAAAGCGGCTACATGCACTTCACTCATCATtagtttttataatttatacctgtgcttttcctagaACCCACATTAGCTGTGCAAAGTTTGATGACAGCTGTTTTGTGAATAATTTTTGCTAAGTATTTTTAACGAGAAATGACGGTACTCTTAAATTAAGAACACATGTTTACAGTAGAT
The Etheostoma cragini isolate CJK2018 chromosome 4, CSU_Ecrag_1.0, whole genome shotgun sequence genome window above contains:
- the dip2bb gene encoding disco-interacting protein 2 homolog B-A isoform X4 → MADRRVDLSALPKEVRDQLAELDLELSEGDITQKGYEKKRTKLLAPYITQTLVEPPRQNDVQPPAPSSSSSHAPPPSSSSRYRERRSRRTHRSGGTRDDRYRSDIHSEAVQAALAKHKEEKMALPMPTKRRSTYVQSPVVTRTPPDSSSGSEDETSVRRQSSVVPPPPMVNPNLQSPDSWINRTVQGSSTSSSASSTLSHGEARPQPQSQPKPQPQPQYKPQYQPLHQPPFQPQHQPQSSAHTAAVTDMLAQSRIAPSENSTPPPDVTAVAPPSRGPRVDLTSNPVVRGMSRGQSRSSMMETADGRGNIQRVPVNSRVSTKIQQLLNTLKRPKRPPLSEFFTDDAEEIVEVPQPDPNIPKPEGRQVIPVKGEPLGVVSNWPPALQAALARWGATQGKSPALTALDITGKPLCTLTYGKLWSRSVKLAYTLLNKLGTKNEQILKPGDKVALVYPNSDPGMFWVAFYGCLLAEVIPVPIEVPLSRKDVGISQVGFLLGSCGVGLALTSEICLKGLPKTPTGEILQFKGWPRLKWVVTDSKYLTKPSKDWQPHIPTANTDPAYIEYKASKDGTVVGVAVSKVAMLTHCQALTQACNYCEGETLVNVLDFKKDIGLWHGVLTAVMNRIHTISVPYAVMKACPLSWVQRVHNHKARIALVKCRDLHWAMMAHRDQRDTSLASLRMLIVADGANPWSVSSCDAFLNVFQAHGLKPEVICPCATSPEAMTVAIRRPGVPGTPLPARAILSMGGLSHGVIRVNTEDKNSALTVQDVGHVMPGALMCIVKPDGPPQLCKTDEIGEIIINSRAGGNMYYGLPGVTKNTFEVIPVNANGVPIGEIPFVRSGLLGFVGPGSLIFVVGKIEGLLMVSGRRHNADDLVATALAVEPVKTVYRGRIAVFSITVFYDERVVIVAEQRPDATEEDSFQWMSRVLQAIDSIHQVGLYCLALVPANTLPKTPLGGIHISDTKQFFLDGNLHPCNILMCPHTCVTNLPKPRQKQPVGVGPASVMVGNLVAGKRIAQAAGRDLGMIEDQDLVRKHQYLTEALQWRAQTDADHVLFVLLNAKGVPVSTATCVQLHKRAEKIAAALTEKGSINTGENVVLLYPPGIDLIAAFYGCLYAGCVPVNVRPPHPQNLAATLPTVRMIIDVSKAACILTTQSLMRTLRSKEAAASVNIKTWPTIIDTDDLPRRRPPQIYKPPTAEMIAYLDFSVSTTGMLTGVKVSHAAVSALCRSIKLQCELYSSRQIAICLDPYCGLGFVLWCLASVYSGHQSVLIPPFELESCLSLWLSTLSQYRIRDTFCSYSVMELCTKGLGTQTELLKARGVSLSCVRSCVVIAEERPRLALSHSFSKLFKDIGLSSRAVSTAFGSRVNLAICLQGTTGPDPCTVYVDMKSLRHDRVRLVERGAPQSLPLMESGKILPGVRVIIVNPETRGPLGDSHLGEIWVNSPHNASGYYTIYGEESLQANHFNTKLSFGDPQTLWARTGYLGFVKRTELLEANGDRHDALFVVGSLDETLELRGLRYHPIDIETSVSRAHRSIAESAVFTWTNLLVVVSELCGSEQDALDLVPLITNVVLEEHHLIVGVVVIVDPGVIPINSRGEKQRMHLRDSFLADQLDPIYVAYNM
- the dip2bb gene encoding disco-interacting protein 2 homolog B-A isoform X1 translates to MADRRVDLSALPKEVRDQLAELDLELSEGDITQKGYEKKRTKLLAPYITQTLVEPPRQNDVQPPAPSSSSSHAPPPSSSSRYRERRSRRTHRSGGTRDDRYRSDIHSEAVQAALAKHKEEKMALPMPTKRRSTYVQSPVVTRTPPDSSSGSEDETSVRRQSSVVPPPPMVNPNLQSPDSWINRTVQGSSTSSSASSTLSHGEARPQPQSQPKPQPQPQYKPQYQPLHQPPFQPQHQPQSSAHTAAVTDMLAQSRIAPSENSTPPPDVTAVAPPSRGPRVDLTSNPVVRGMSRGQSRSSMMETADGRGNIQRVPVNSRVSTKIQQLLNTLKRPKRPPLSEFFTDDAEEIVEVPQPDPNIPKPEGRQVIPVKGEPLGVVSNWPPALQAALARWGATQGKSPALTALDITGKPLCTLTYGKLWSRSVKLAYTLLNKLGTKNEQILKPGDKVALVYPNSDPGMFWVAFYGCLLAEVIPVPIEVPLSRKDVGISQVGFLLGSCGVGLALTSEICLKGLPKTPTGEILQFKGWPRLKWVVTDSKYLTKPSKDWQPHIPTANTDPAYIEYKASKDGTVVGVAVSKVAMLTHCQALTQACNYCEGETLVNVLDFKKDIGLWHGVLTAVMNRIHTISVPYAVMKACPLSWVQRVHNHKARIALVKCRDLHWAMMAHRDQRDTSLASLRMLIVADGANPWSVSSCDAFLNVFQAHGLKPEVICPCATSPEAMTVAIRRPGVPGTPLPARAILSMGGLSHGVIRVNTEDKNSALTVQDVGHVMPGALMCIVKPDGPPQLCKTDEIGEIIINSRAGGNMYYGLPGVTKNTFEVIPVNANGVPIGEIPFVRSGLLGFVGPGSLIFVVGKIEGLLMVSGRRHNADDLVATALAVEPVKTVYRGRIAVFSITVFYDERVVIVAEQRPDATEEDSFQWMSRVLQAIDSIHQVGLYCLALVPANTLPKTPLGGIHISDTKQFFLDGNLHPCNILMCPHTCVTNLPKPRQKQPVGVGPASVMVGNLVAGKRIAQAAGRDLGMIEDQDLVRKLCMWPTVMHQYLTEALQWRAQTDADHVLFVLLNAKGVPVSTATCVQLHKRAEKIAAALTEKGSINTGENVVLLYPPGIDLIAAFYGCLYAGCVPVNVRPPHPQNLAATLPTVRMIIDVSKAACILTTQSLMRTLRSKEAAASVNIKTWPTIIDTDDLPRRRPPQIYKPPTAEMIAYLDFSVSTTGMLTGVKVSHAAVSALCRSIKLQCELYSSRQIAICLDPYCGLGFVLWCLASVYSGHQSVLIPPFELESCLSLWLSTLSQYRIRDTFCSYSVMELCTKGLGTQTELLKARGVSLSCVRSCVVIAEERPRLALSHSFSKLFKDIGLSSRAVSTAFGSRVNLAICLQGTTGPDPCTVYVDMKSLRHDRVRLVERGAPQSLPLMESGKILPGVRVIIVNPETRGPLGDSHLGEIWVNSPHNASGYYTIYGEESLQANHFNTKLSFGDPQTLWARTGYLGFVKRTELLEANGDRHDALFVVGSLDETLELRGLRYHPIDIETSVSRAHRSIAESAVFTWTNLLVVVSELCGSEQDALDLVPLITNVVLEEHHLIVGVVVIVDPGVIPINSRGEKQRMHLRDSFLADQLDPIYVAYNM
- the dip2bb gene encoding disco-interacting protein 2 homolog B-A isoform X2 — protein: MADRRVDLSALPKEVRDQLAELDLELSEGDITQKGYEKKRTKLLAPYITQTLVEPPRQNDVQPPAPSSSSSHAPPPSSSSRYRERRSRRTHRSGGTRDDRYRSDIHSEAVQAALAKHKEEKMALPMPTKRRSTYVQSPVVTRTPPDSSSGSEDETSVRRQSSVVPPPPMVNPNLQSPDSWINRTVQGSSTSSSASSTLSHGEARPQPQSQPKPQPQPQYKPQYQPLHQPPFQPQHQPQSSAHTAAVTDMLAQSRIAPSENSTPPPDVTAVAPPSRGPRVDLTSNPVVRGMSRGQSRSSMMETADGRGVPVNSRVSTKIQQLLNTLKRPKRPPLSEFFTDDAEEIVEVPQPDPNIPKPEGRQVIPVKGEPLGVVSNWPPALQAALARWGATQGKSPALTALDITGKPLCTLTYGKLWSRSVKLAYTLLNKLGTKNEQILKPGDKVALVYPNSDPGMFWVAFYGCLLAEVIPVPIEVPLSRKDVGISQVGFLLGSCGVGLALTSEICLKGLPKTPTGEILQFKGWPRLKWVVTDSKYLTKPSKDWQPHIPTANTDPAYIEYKASKDGTVVGVAVSKVAMLTHCQALTQACNYCEGETLVNVLDFKKDIGLWHGVLTAVMNRIHTISVPYAVMKACPLSWVQRVHNHKARIALVKCRDLHWAMMAHRDQRDTSLASLRMLIVADGANPWSVSSCDAFLNVFQAHGLKPEVICPCATSPEAMTVAIRRPGVPGTPLPARAILSMGGLSHGVIRVNTEDKNSALTVQDVGHVMPGALMCIVKPDGPPQLCKTDEIGEIIINSRAGGNMYYGLPGVTKNTFEVIPVNANGVPIGEIPFVRSGLLGFVGPGSLIFVVGKIEGLLMVSGRRHNADDLVATALAVEPVKTVYRGRIAVFSITVFYDERVVIVAEQRPDATEEDSFQWMSRVLQAIDSIHQVGLYCLALVPANTLPKTPLGGIHISDTKQFFLDGNLHPCNILMCPHTCVTNLPKPRQKQPVGVGPASVMVGNLVAGKRIAQAAGRDLGMIEDQDLVRKLCMWPTVMHQYLTEALQWRAQTDADHVLFVLLNAKGVPVSTATCVQLHKRAEKIAAALTEKGSINTGENVVLLYPPGIDLIAAFYGCLYAGCVPVNVRPPHPQNLAATLPTVRMIIDVSKAACILTTQSLMRTLRSKEAAASVNIKTWPTIIDTDDLPRRRPPQIYKPPTAEMIAYLDFSVSTTGMLTGVKVSHAAVSALCRSIKLQCELYSSRQIAICLDPYCGLGFVLWCLASVYSGHQSVLIPPFELESCLSLWLSTLSQYRIRDTFCSYSVMELCTKGLGTQTELLKARGVSLSCVRSCVVIAEERPRLALSHSFSKLFKDIGLSSRAVSTAFGSRVNLAICLQGTTGPDPCTVYVDMKSLRHDRVRLVERGAPQSLPLMESGKILPGVRVIIVNPETRGPLGDSHLGEIWVNSPHNASGYYTIYGEESLQANHFNTKLSFGDPQTLWARTGYLGFVKRTELLEANGDRHDALFVVGSLDETLELRGLRYHPIDIETSVSRAHRSIAESAVFTWTNLLVVVSELCGSEQDALDLVPLITNVVLEEHHLIVGVVVIVDPGVIPINSRGEKQRMHLRDSFLADQLDPIYVAYNM